A window from Gossypium raimondii isolate GPD5lz chromosome 7, ASM2569854v1, whole genome shotgun sequence encodes these proteins:
- the LOC105770346 gene encoding zinc finger protein ZAT9 — protein MDQNSRLCTICLRRFSNGKALGAHMKSHFGRFSSPSSTSSSNPPLASTKHELSTESTESAKYPTGKRSKTLRKFSSNMAMTGSPSDSVSSPLSVEDAALCLLMLSRDQRSNNPKLTQGYEISDAGVGSDNEKDEEDDEFFGAAKVHPKRYKCGTCNRTFRSHQALGGHRASHKLKSKKISQEEEDDDENGGDATDHKIHQQRTYL, from the coding sequence ATGGATCAAAATTCCAGACTATGTACGATCTGTCTCCGAAGATTCTCCAACGGCAAAGCCTTGGGTGCTCACATGAAATCTCACTTTGGTAGATTCTCCTCACCATCTTCTACTTCTTCTTCCAACCCACCTCTTGCTTCCACCAAACATGAACTTTCTACTGAGTCCACCGAGTCTGCTAAGTACCCAACCGGGAAAAGATCTAAAACTCTTCGCAAGTTCTCCTCCAACATGGCGATGACCGGCTCACCATCTGACTCGGTGAGTTCACCTCTCTCTGTTGAAGATGCTGCCCTGTGTCTTTTAATGCTTTCAAGGGATCAACGGAGTAATAATCCAAAACTAACCCAAGGTTATGAAATATCTGATGCTGGTGTGGGTTCTGATAATGAGaaggatgaagaagatgatgagtTCTTTGGTGCAGCCAAGGTTCACCCAAAGCGCTACAAGTGTGGGACATGCAATAGAACTTTCAGATCTCACCAGGCTTTGGGTGGGCATAGAGCTAGTCACAAACTGAAAAGCAAGAAGATTtcccaagaagaagaagatgatgatgaaaatgGCGGTGATGCTACTGATCATAAGATTCATCAACAAAGAACCTATCTTTGA
- the LOC105785233 gene encoding LOW QUALITY PROTEIN: structural maintenance of chromosomes protein 2-1 (The sequence of the model RefSeq protein was modified relative to this genomic sequence to represent the inferred CDS: inserted 1 base in 1 codon; substituted 1 base at 1 genomic stop codon), with translation MYIKEICLEGFKSYASRTLVPGFDPFFNSITGLNGCGKSNILDSICFVLGITNLQQVRAANLQELVYKQGQAGVTKATVSIIFDNSDRSRSPLGYEDHSEITVTRQIVVGGRNKYLINGKLAQPSQVQNLFHSVQLNVNNPYFVIMQGRITKVLNMKPPEILSMLEEASGTRMYETKKEFVLKTLDKKQSKVDEINKLLDEEILPALEKLRKERMQYVQWSNGNVELDRLKRFCVAYDYVEAKRIRDSAVGEVQRLKAKVTEIDNDTERVKVEIQDMETNISKLTAEKEANLGGKVKALSDEVDSLSKKLVQEVSVLNSKEDTLKGEKENAEKIIHYIEVLKQSIEEKALAVQKSKEGLADLKKRVGDLSKSFKEHEKEYQAIVAGKSSGNEEKCLXDQLGDAKVAVGAAKTELKQLRTKISHCGKELEEKRHQLMSKRDEALEVENELNSRRKDVEKVKIELESLPHKEDQMETLQKDCAVELELIQKLKDTVQDLSAQLANVQFTYCDPVKKFDRSKVKGVVVKLIKVKDSSAMAALEVTAGGKLFNVVVDPENTGKQLLQNGDLRRRVTIIPLNKIQPSTVHPRVHQAAMKLVGKENAKLALSLVGYDEELESAMEYVFGATFVCKTTDAAKEACPSECFYMWFFKQCETIHYSLIWLELMSKFYLYLSPENNINCQFMYGFFSFQLNVLQVAFNREIRTPSVTLEGDIFQPSGLLTGGSRRGGGDLLRQLHDLAECESKLAGHQKRLSEIKMKIADLQPLQKRFMHLKAQLELKMHDLSLFQNRAEKNEHHXLAEMIKNIEQELVVANSAVKEKQTLYEKHVSAILQLEKSIRDHENNREGRLKTLKRKIKATKSQLLLASKDLKEHENEIEMLVMEREAVKQEQSSLESQLASLRTQIYNLNLEVEAKVDTLNKNHDQLQSELGSIRLKSKECDSQISSFIKEQQKLQLKLSDIKLERKRLDNEVKQTEREQKDCSMKVDKLIEKHAWVATERQFFGKGGTDYDFASCDPLKTREELDKLQAEQSSLGKRMNKKVVAMFEKAEDEYNNLMSKKNTVENDKSKIKKTLEELDEKKKETLKVTLVKVNKDFGSIFSTLLPGAMAKLEPPEGCSFLDGLEARVAFGGVWKQSLSELSGGQKSLLALSLILALLLFNPAPFYILDEVDAALDLRHTQNIGRMIKAHFPQSQFIVVSLKEGMFNNANVLFRTKFVDGVSTVQRTVASKPSR, from the exons ATGTACATCAAGGAAATATGTTTGGAAGGGTTCAAATCCTATGCATCGAGGACCCTGGTCCCTGGTTTCGATCCTTTCTTTAATTCCATAACCGGTTTAAACGGCTGTGGGAAATCCAACATCCTCGACTCCATATGTTTTGTTTTAGGGATCACTAATTTGCAACAAGTTCGTGCTGCCAATCTCCAAGAGCTAGTTTACAAGCAAGGCCAAGCCGGAGTTACCAAGGCCACTGTCTCCATTATCTTTGATAATTCCGATAGATCCCGGAGTCCACTCGGTTACGAGGACCACTCTGAAATCACTGTAACTCGACAA ATTGTGGTTGGTGGAAGGAACAAATATTTGATCAACGGAAAACTTGCGCAGCCGAGTCAAGTGCAGAATCTTTTCCATTCGGTTCAACTTAATGTTAACAATCCGTATTTCGTCATAATGCAAGGTCGGATCACCAAGGTTTTGAATATGAAGCCTCCCGAGATTTTATCTATGCTCGAAGAGGCTTCCGGGACGAGGATGTATGAAACAAAGAAAGAGTTTGTGTTAAAAACACTTGATAAGAAACAAAGTAAGGTTGATGAGATTAATAAGCTTCTTGATGAGGAAATACTGCCTGCTTTGGAGAAGTTAAGGAAAGAACGAATGCAGTATGTGCAATGGTCTAATGGGAATGTTGAGCTGGATAGACTTAAAAGATTTTGCGTTGCTTATGATTACGTTGAAGCAAAGAGGATTAGAGATAGTGCGGTTGGTGAAGTCCAAAGATTGAAGGCAAAGGTCACCGAAATAGATAATGATACAGAAAGGGTAAAGGTGGAAATTCAAGATATGGAGACTAACATATCGAAGCTGACTGCTGAAAAGGAAGCTAATTTGGGTGGGAAAGTTAAAGCTTTATCAGATGAAGTAGATTCCTTATCTAAGAAACTTGTGCAGGAAGTTTCTGTGCTGAATAGCAAGGAGGATACTCTCAAGGGTGAGAAAGAAAATGCTGAAAAG ATTATTCACTATATTGAAGTTTTGAAGCAGTCTATAGAAGAGAAAGCCCTTGCTGTGCAAAAGTCTAAAGAAGGATTAGCTGATCTGAAAAAGAGAGTTGGGGACCTTTCTAAGAGTTTCAAAGAGCATGAAAAGGAATACCAG GCTATCGTAGCTGGCAAGAGCAGTGGCAATGAGGAGAAATGCT CTGATCAACTAGGTGATGCTAAGGTTGCAGTTGGGGCTGCTAAAACAGAATTGAAACAGCTGAGAACGAAAATTAGCCATTGTGGAAAGGAGCTGGAAGAGAAAAGGCATCAATTAATGTCAAAGCGTGATGAAGCACTTGAGGTGGAGAATGAGCTTAATTCTAGGAGAAAAGATgtggaaaaagttaaaattgaattggaatcTCTTCCACACAAAGAAGACCAGATGGAAACTTTACAAAAG GACTGTGCAGTTGAGTTGGAGCTCATCCAGAAGTTGAAAGACACAGTACAAGATCTTTCAGCACAGCTAGCAAATGTTCAGTTCACTTATTGTGATCCTGTGAAAAAATTTGATAGGTCAAAGGTGAAAGGAGTGGTTGTAAAACTGATAAAAGTGAAGGATAGCTCAGCAATGGCAGCCTTAGAG GTTACTGCTGGTGGGAAGTTATTTAATGTGGTAGTTGACCCCGAAAATACTGGAAAGCAGTTGCTTCAGAATGGTGATCTACGAAGAAGAGTAACAATTATACCATTAAACAAAATCCAACCTAGTACTGTTCATCCAAGGGTTCATCAGGCTGCTATGAAATTG GTTGGCAAGGAGAATGCAAAGCTGGCACTTTCTTTGGTTGGTTATGATGAGGAATTGGAG AGTGCTATGGAGTATGTATTTGGAGCTACTTTTGTTTGTAAAACTACCGATGCTGCAAAGGAGGCATGTCCATCTGAATGCTTTTATATGTGGTTCTTTAAACAATGTGAAACGATTCACTATTCTCTTATTTGGCTAGAGCTCATGTCTAAGTTTTACCTTTATTTGTCACCTGAAAACAATATTAATTGTCAGTTCATGTatggtttcttttcttttcaactcAACGTATTGCAGGTTGCTTTTAATAGGGAAATTCGCACTCCTAGTGTCACCCTTGAAGGTGATATATTTCAACCTAGTGGTCTTTTGACTGGTGGAAGCCGCAG GGGTGGGGGTGATCTGCTTAGACAACTTCATGATTTAGCAGAGTGTGAATCAAAACTTGCAGGTCATCAGAAGAGGTTatctgaaattaaaatgaag ATTGCAGACCTACAGCCTCTTCAGAAAAGGTTCATGCACCTTAAAGCTCAGTTAGAACTTAAAATGCATGACCTTTCCTTATTCCAGAACAGGGCAGAGAAAAATGAGCATC ACTAGCTTGCAGAAATGATAAAGAACATTGAGCAAGAACTTGTAGTAGCAAACTCAGCTGTTAAAGAAAAGCAAACTTTGTATGAAAAGCATGTTAGTGCAATTTTGCAACTTGAGAAATCAATTAGGGATCATGAGAATAATAGAGAGGGCAGACTTAAAACCTTGAAGAGAAAGATTAAGGCTACAAAATCTCAATTGTTGTTGGCTTCAAAGGATCTAAAG GAGcatgaaaatgaaatagagaTGCTTGTTATGGAACGAGAAGCAGTTAAACAAGAACAATCATCTTTAGAGAGCCAATTGGCTTCCTTGAGAACACAGATTTACAATCTTAATTTGGAAGTAGAAGCCAAG GTTGATACTCTAAATAAAAACCATGACCAATTGCAATCTGAGTTAGGCTCAATTCGTTTAAAGAGTAAGGAGTGTGATTCCCAAATTAGCAGCTTTATTAAGGAGCAGCAAAAACTTCAGCTTAAGCTTAGTGACATAAAGCTTGAGAGGAAAAGGTTGGACAACGAG GTAAAGCAAACGGAGAGGGAGCAGAAAGATTGCTCCATGAAAGTTGACAAATTGATTGAGAAGCACGCCTGGGTTGCTACTGAAAGACAATTTTTTGGCAAAGGTGGAACGGATTATGATTTTGCATCCTGTGATCCTCTTAAAACAAGGGAAGAACTTGACAAGCTTCAAGCCGAACAATCAAG CCTTGGAAAAAGAATGAACAAAAAAGTAGTGGCAATGTTTGAGAAAGCAGAAGATGAATATAATAATCTGATGTCCAAGAAAAACACTGTAGAG AATGACAAGTCTAAAATTAAGAAGACGCTTGAAGAACTagatgagaagaagaaagaaacacTTAAGGTCACTTTGGTCAAAGTTAACAA AGACTTTGGGTCCATCTTTTCTACCCTTTTGCCCGGAGCCATGGCAAAGCTCGAACCCCCAGAAGGTTGCAGCTTCTTAGATGGTCTTGAGGCCCGTGTTGCGTTTGGAGGTGTTTGGAAACAGTCCTTGTCTGAACTGAGTGGAGGTCAAAAGTCTCTACTTGCACTTTCTTTAATCTTGGCTCTGCTGCTGTTTAACCCCGCTCCATTTTATATACTTGACGAG GTCGATGCAGCACTTGATCTAAGACACACTCAGAATATAGGGAGAATGATTAAAGCTCACTTTCCACAATCTCAG TTTATCGTAGTTTCACTGAAAGAGGGCATGTTTAACAACGCTAATGTTCTGTTCCGGACAAAATTCGTGGATGGCGTTTCCACTGTCCAGAGGACTGTTGCTTCTAAGCCGAGCAGGTAA
- the LOC105770339 gene encoding probable aquaporin TIP5-1, translating into MALASFTARFKQFVTPDALRSYLAEFISTFFYVFVVVGSAMASRKLMSDLATDPSSLVLVAIANTFALSSSVYIASNVSGGHVNPAVTFGLAVGGHVSVSTALFYWVSQMLASVMACLLLKVATVSQDVPIYTIASEMTGFGASMVEGVLTFGLVYAVYAGGDTRSGPLRSIGPLVIGLMAGSMVLAAGPFSGGSMNPALAFGSAVVAGRFKNQAVYWVGPLIGAAVAGLLYDNIVFPGHVSGRVNSDGTTGV; encoded by the exons ATGGCTCTCGCTTCCTTCACTGCCCGTTTCAAGCAATTTGTTACCCCCGATGCCCTCAGATCTTATCTCGCTGAGTTCATTTCCACATTCTTTTATGTCTTTGTAGTTGTCGGTTCTGCCATGGCTTCAC GGAAATTGATGTCGGACTTGGCAACCGATCCGTCTAGTCTGGTGTTAGTCGCCATTGCAAACACCTTCGCGCTGTCCTCGTCGGTGTACATTGCCTCAAACGTTTCCGGTGGGCATGTGAACCCCGCCGTCACTTTTGGGTTGGCAGTTGGGGGTCATGTAAGTGTCTCGACTGCTCTGTTTTACTGGGTTTCTCAAATGTTGGCCTCTGTGATGGCTTGCCTTTTGTTGAAGGTCGCCACTGTCTCCCAG GATGTCCCAATATATACAATTGCAAGTGAAATGACAGGGTTCGGAGCATCCATGGTAGAAGGTGTGCTGACATTTGGTTTGGTGTACGCTGTTTATGCCGGAGGTGACACAAGAAGCGGTCCACTGAGGAGCATTGGACCACTGGTAATAGGATTGATGGCAGGAAGCATGGTTCTGGCGGCAGGACCATTCTCTGGAGGGTCAATGAACCCAGCATTAGCCTTTGGGTCAGCCGTAGTTGCTGGACGGTTCAAGAACCAGGCAGTTTATTGGGTTGGACCATTGATTGGAGCAGCAGTGGCTGGGCTTCTGTATGATAATATTGTGTTCCCCGGTCATGTTTCTGGAAGGGTGAATTCCGATGGAACAACTGGAGTTTAA
- the LOC105785225 gene encoding uncharacterized protein LOC105785225 isoform X2: MERQRSYNGRRNIDERPKNLSQCRLQRSSSLPPVARAPPPPPPPNQLKLAAMAIDLNVRLRSADMPLAMQERAIRKARALVDANNPGITKPTQVAMCLKKEFDALYGPAWHCIVGKSFGSFVTHAGGGFLYFSVDKLCFLLFKTERNPKL; the protein is encoded by the exons ATGGAGAGACAACGTTCTTATAATGGACGAAGAAATATTGACGAAAGACCCAAAAATCTTTCACAGTGTAGGCTCCAGCGTTCTTCATCTCTGCCGCCGGTCGCCAGAGCTCCGCCACCACCTCCTCCTCCAAACCAATTGAAACTGGCAGCAATGGCCATCGATTTGAACGTCCGCCTGAGATCCGCCGATATGCCTCTCGCAATGCAAGAGCGAGCTATCCGGAAAGCCAGAGCTTTAGTCGACGCTAACAACCCAGGTATTACCAAACCTACGCAGGTCGCAATGTGCCTTAAGAAG GAATTTGATGCGTTGTACGGACCGGCATGGCATTGCATAGTGGGGAAGAGTTTTGGGTCGTTTGTGACGCACGCCGGCGGAGGATTCTTGTACTTCTCGGTGGACAAGCTTTGTTTCCTTCTCTTCAAGACGGAG AGGAATCCCAAATTATGA
- the LOC105785225 gene encoding uncharacterized protein LOC105785225 isoform X1 — translation MERQRSYNGRRNIDERPKNLSQCRLQRSSSLPPVARAPPPPPPPNQLKLAAMAIDLNVRLRSADMPLAMQERAIRKARALVDANNPGITKPTQVAMCLKKEFDALYGPAWHCIVGKSFGSFVTHAGGGFLYFSVDKLCFLLFKTEVRPLVKPPSLHRLKINNA, via the exons ATGGAGAGACAACGTTCTTATAATGGACGAAGAAATATTGACGAAAGACCCAAAAATCTTTCACAGTGTAGGCTCCAGCGTTCTTCATCTCTGCCGCCGGTCGCCAGAGCTCCGCCACCACCTCCTCCTCCAAACCAATTGAAACTGGCAGCAATGGCCATCGATTTGAACGTCCGCCTGAGATCCGCCGATATGCCTCTCGCAATGCAAGAGCGAGCTATCCGGAAAGCCAGAGCTTTAGTCGACGCTAACAACCCAGGTATTACCAAACCTACGCAGGTCGCAATGTGCCTTAAGAAG GAATTTGATGCGTTGTACGGACCGGCATGGCATTGCATAGTGGGGAAGAGTTTTGGGTCGTTTGTGACGCACGCCGGCGGAGGATTCTTGTACTTCTCGGTGGACAAGCTTTGTTTCCTTCTCTTCAAGACGGAGGTTCGTCCGCTTGTTAAACCTCCTTCCTTGCATagattgaaaattaataatgcCTAA
- the LOC105785217 gene encoding peroxisomal membrane protein 11B → MNDTVDKLVIFLAKRDGIDKLVKTFQYVSKLVNWQVETTHPDVANRFKQWEVSSGLSRKAFRTGRFLTGFNGLRRNPGATPTFKFLAVLANAGEMVYFFFDHFLWLSRIGTLDAKLAKRMSFVSAFGESFGYIFFIVSDLIIMKQGVEAERKLIALQEEEENSKDAKEKIRKIRGDRVMRLMAVAANVADLIIAAAEIEPNPFCNHPLSLGISGLVSAWAGWYRNWPS, encoded by the coding sequence ATGAATGACACAGTAGACAAGCTTGTGATCTTTCTAGCCAAGAGAGATGGCATTGACAAGCTCGTGAAGACCTTCCAATACGTCTCTAAGCTTGTTAACTGGCAAGTAGAAACCACACACCCAGACGTAGCAAACAGGTTCAAACAATGGGAGGTCTCCTCCGGTCTTAGCAGAAAAGCCTTTAGAACAGGCAGGTTCCTCACTGGTTTCAATGGGTTGAGAAGGAACCCTGGTGCCACCCCAACATTCAAGTTCCTAGCTGTACTTGCTAATGCAGGAGAGATGGTGTATTTCTTTTTCGACCACTTTCTATGGCTATCGAGGATTGGAACATTGGATGCCAAGTTGGCTAAGAGGATGAGCTTCGTATCTGCATTTGGTGAGTCATTCGGTTATATTTTCTTCATTGTTTCAGATTTGATCATCATGAAACAAGGGGTTGAGGCCGAAAGGAAGCTCATTGCtttacaagaagaagaagaaaattcaaaagatgCAAAAGAGAAGATAAGAAAGATAAGAGGGGATAGGGTGATGAGGCTGATGGCAGTGGCAGCAAATGTTGCTGATTTAATAATTGCAGCTGCAGAGATCGAGCCAAACCCTTTCTGCAACCATCCTCTGTCTCTTGGTATCAGTGGCTTGGTCTCTGCATGGGCCGGTTGGTACAGAAATTGGCCCTCATAG
- the LOC105785204 gene encoding putative glycerol-3-phosphate transporter 1 — MGSQHELPADRSYSKPLGIRFFEYIKKAKLSYESHQAIVLIVTFFAYASYHATRKTTSIVKSALDPQSSDVGLKFPWRITYLSAPAESKGLSWVLGDGWAPFNGSDGTALLGQLDVAFLSVYALGMYFSGHMGDRMNLRIFLTVGMVGTGLFTSLFGAGYWAKIHSFYYYLIVQMIAGLFQSTGWPSVVAVVGKWFGKKKRGLIMGIWNAHTSVGNITGSLIASALLSYGWGWSFVVPGLLIAFMGLVVFFFLPVSPESVGAYREEDEVDSLRKSEEEEGVTEPLLGSNTELKEKAVGFIEAWKIPGVAPFAFCLFFAKLVAYTFLYWLPYYISHTAIEGKYLSNEAAGNLSTFFDIGGVVGGILAGHISDRLDARAITAATFMYCAIPALYFYRSYGHVSVVMNVALMFICGMFVNGPYALITTAVSADLGTHSSLKGSSKALATVTAIIDGTGSVGAAIGPLLTGYISAESWSAVFTMLMGAALVAGLLLTRLVVAEVAARISESRSQGGSQTGSEAPELDV; from the exons ATGGGTTCACAACATGAATTGCCAGCTGATAGAAGTTATAGCAAGCCTCTTGGAATTCGATTCTTTGAATACATTAAGAAAGCGAAGCTTTCCTATGAAAGTCATCAAGCCATTGTCTTGATCGTAACATTTTTCGCATACGCTAGCTATCATGCGACGAGGAAAACCACCAGCATTGTCAAGAGTGCCCTTGATCCCCAATCATCAGATGTAGGCTTGAAGTTCCCATGGAGGATAACATACCTTAGTGCTCCAGCTGAAAGCAAAGGACTTTCATGGGTTCTAGGAGATGGTTGGGCGCCCTTTAATGGATCTGATGGGACGGCCTTGCTTGGTCAACTTGATGTGGCCTTTCTTTCAGTATATGCTTTAGGAATGTACTTCTCTGGACACATGGGTGATAGAATGAACCTAAGGATCTTTCTGACAGTGGGAATGGTTGGAACTGGCTTGTTTACTTCACTATTTGGTGCTGGGTATTGGGCTAAAATCCATAGCTTTTATTACTACCTGATAGTGCAAATGATTGCTGGGTTATTTCAATCGACGGGATGGCCTTCGGTTGTTGCAGTAGTTGGTAAATGGTttgggaagaaaaagagagggCTGATTATGGGTATATGGAATGCTCACACATCTGTTGGCAACATTACTGGTTCTCTGATTGCTTCAGCACTATTGAGCTATGGATGGGGTTGGTCCTTTGTTGTACCAGGTCTGCTTATTGCTTTCATGGGCTTggtggttttcttttttctgccTGTTAGTCCCGAATCAGTCGGTGCTTAtagagaagaagatgaagtgGATTCACTTAGGAAGAGCGAAGAGGAAGAGGGAGTTACGGAGCCTCTATTGGGCTCAAATACGGAGCTCAAGGAAAAAGCTGTAGGGTTCATTGAGGCTTGGAAAATTCCTGGGGTTGCTCCTTTTGCTTTCTGCCTCTTCTTTGCCAAATTGGTCGCTTACACATTTCTCTATTGGCTTCCATACTACATTAGCCATACAG CGATTGAGGGTAAATATTTATCCAATGAGGCGGCTGGAAACTTGTCGACATTTTTTGATATTGGAGGGGTGGTTGGAGGAATCTTAGCTGGACACATTTCTGATCGTCTAGATGCGAGAGCCATAACTGCGGCAACTTTTATGTATTGTGCTATCCCTGCTCTGTATTTCTACCGTAGTTACGGACACGTTTCCGTGGTGATGAATGTAGCTCTCATGTTCATCTGCGGAATGTTCGTAAATGGCCCCTATGCTCTTATAACAACTGCTGTCTCGGCAGACCTGGGAACACACAGTTCATTAAAAGGGAGCTCCAAGGCATTGGCAACGGTAACAGCAATTATAGATGGAACAGGCTCTGTTGGTGCTGCAATCGGACCATTATTAACTGGTTACATCTCTGCCGAGAGCTGGAGCGCGGTTTTCACAATGCTCATGGGAGCAGCACTAGTTGCAGGGCTACTGTTGACAAGGCTTGTAGTGGCCGAGGTGGCAGCTAGGATTTCCGAATCAAGGTCACAAGGAGGATCACAAACAGGATCTGAAGCTCCAGAACTGGATGTATGA